GCTTCCTGACGATGTGACACTTGCCACCTTGACGGACGTGCATTTAGCTATAAAGGCGGCTTACCCGATGAGTCAAGATATCTTGGCTTTTCAGGGTCAAATGCTGGCAGGTGCTAGTGTTGGGGCTACAGCTAGTCAAACCCAAATAGGCTACAACTTTTTGAGCAGCGACCAGAAGCATAGCTTTCAGGCTCGTCTGGATGGTTTCACATTTAGTAGGCTTGCCCCCTACGAACGCTGGGAAACATTCCGAGATGAAGCACAACGGCTGTGGAATATTTATCGGTCAGTCGCCAACCCCAAAAGCATTTCCCGGTTAGCATTACGATACATAAACCGACTGGATTTCCCTCTGCCTCTAGACGATCTCAAGGACTACCTACGCACAGTCCCTGAAGTTTCAGCAGACTTACCGCAAGGGCTAAGTGGCTACTTTATGCAGTTACAAATCCCCCAAGTGGATTTAACAGCAATGCTCCTTCTAAATCAAGCTATCATTCCACCTCAAAACCCAAATGTGGTTTCTGTCCTCTTAGACATAGACTTATTTCGAGACAGCGATTTTCCTAGCGAAGAAAAAGCGCTCTGGGAGATTCTGGAACAATTGCACATCCGTACAGACCAAGTGTTTGAAGCTTGTATTACTGACCGTACTAGGGAGTTGATAAACTGATGGCTACAATTTTTGCCTCACCTCCTGAGAAAATGGCAATCTCGCCTGAATTGCTGGTGCGAGAATCAAAAATTACACCCCAACTACAGAGTAATGAAGGGCGGCAACTTGCCGATATTACTGAGACTGTCTGGCAACATTTGAGCGATCGCACTCAGCTTCTTCGCATAATTCTTCCAGATACGGAGGAAATTTCTTACCGCCCTATGCCACCGAAACGCTCCTTCACCGTGCGCGTCCGCTACCACTTACAGGGGCGTGGAGAACCGCTGCCCTATCCCCTAGACGACGAATGACAATACAGCCTTTCTGGGTCAACGTGAATGAGCCAACGCTTAGGCAGGGTGACTATCTACCCCAATGTCTTGTCCCAGTGTTTGGCCCGAACTTTGATGGAGACACCGATATCCAAGATGTACAAGTAAACGAGTTCGATCTGATTATTGTCACCCAGAGTTGCGACCTTGAAAACAAAAAGGCGCGTTTAGTGGCGATGATTCCGATTTACCCAATATCGGAATTTGAGAAAATTAACCCCGCATTTGCCAAAAAAGGTAGATGGAATGACGTACTAAAAGGTAGAGTCGAGGGACTCCATATGCTGGCATCACCAACGAACCCAGCCAACAATCGAGAAGCACTCGTTGTAGATTTTCGCGAGATCTACAGCTTGCCCTATGACTATCTCGTGAAACATTCTACTGAACTAGGCTCAAGGTGGCGACTGCGATCGCCCTTCCTCGAACACTTTTCACAAACATTCGCCCGTTTCTTCATGCGGGTTGGTTTGCCATCTACGATTCCAGAATTCAAATGAGAAAGACAATCGGTAGGCAGGGGTGGGCACAACATACCATTAATACATAATCAAAAAAACCCGGTTTTCTCTAAAAAACCGGGTTTTTACTTCCACACCCAAAAAACCTATCTCACAGCCGCAGCAGGTAAAGCTAACCTTTGCGCTGGTTGTGGCTTGTAAGCATTCTTCTCAGCCTCCGGCGCATCCTTGAGCAAAACCTCGCGAATTAGCCGCGCCGCCAGCCGTTGCGCCAAACCACCCGCAATCTTTTGCCCTAATTGCTGCGTCTCCGGCTTCACCAACAACTTTGGAATTTCTGGCAACAATTTCAGCGGATCGAAACCCTCCGTTTCCTGCAAAATACCCCAAATCCGTTGAATATGTTCCAAAGTTTGCGATGCATCTGTCGTCGCTGGGGCTTCATTAACTGCCAAACCCACTCGTTCCCGCAGCGCATAAGTCACGTTCTGGAAGGCATTTCGCCCTAGCGAATCTAAACCCTTAACAATTTCATCCGCCAAATTATCGCGGATAAAAGCACCACGCTCTGAAAACAGAAATTCTAACGTCTGATTCAGTGCATTGTTGAGATCGTAATCTGGACTGTTACGCGCATTGTTCAACAAATTCTCCAAACGATTCCAGCGGAAACGACCATCTTTAAACAGCAAATCCCGCAAAGATGCGCGTAATTCTGGTGATGGATCTGTCAACAACCGTTTTGAAATGTAAGGATAAGCCTTACTCAACACCTTAAAGTTGGGATCTACATTAATTGCAATCCCTTCTAGCGTCACCAAAGAGCGAATAATTAGCGCATAATAGGCCGGAACCCGGAAAGGATACTCATACATTAACGACGACATATCATCGGTAATGCTCTTAAAGTTCATCTCCGCAACACTCGCCCCCAAAGCATTGCTAAACACCTGGGCAAGTGCTGGAATAATTGGTGTTAAATCGGTATCCGGCGTCAAAAACTCTAACTTCACATAGTCGCGGGCAAGCCCTTCAAAATCGCGATTGACCATGTGAACTACAGCCTCAATCAAGCCATATCGCTGATAAGGCTTCACCTCG
This portion of the Microcoleus sp. FACHB-831 genome encodes:
- a CDS encoding TIGR04255 family protein; translated protein: MHAPKHYSQAPITEAAISLRLELPDDVTLATLTDVHLAIKAAYPMSQDILAFQGQMLAGASVGATASQTQIGYNFLSSDQKHSFQARLDGFTFSRLAPYERWETFRDEAQRLWNIYRSVANPKSISRLALRYINRLDFPLPLDDLKDYLRTVPEVSADLPQGLSGYFMQLQIPQVDLTAMLLLNQAIIPPQNPNVVSVLLDIDLFRDSDFPSEEKALWEILEQLHIRTDQVFEACITDRTRELIN